CAAAGGCTTATATAAAGGGGTGATCATTGAAAGTTACGGAAACGGGGGCATCCCATTTGAAAAAAGGGATTTGCTTCCCAAATTAAAAGAAATGATTGCTTCGGAAATGGCGGTTGTAATTACCACTCAATGCTTGGAAGAGGGAGAAGATCTGTTTTTGTATGAAGTGGGACGAAAAGTCGCCCAAAACCTGATTATCCTTTCAAGGGATATGAACACGGAAGCCATGGTGGCCAAGTTGATGTGGACATTAGGGAAAACGAACGATCTCCAAGAAGTGAAGAGAATCATGGAAACACCGATTGCCCATGATCTTTCTTTGGAATATCAAAAAGAGAGCGGATGATACGATGAACAACAAGATCATGGATACGTCATACCGGATAGAAAAAGATTTTCTCGGGGAAAAAGAAATCCCTGTCCATGCTTATTATGGCATTCAAACATTACGTGCCACCGAAAACTTTCCCATTTCCGGCTATCGGCTTCATCCCTCTCTTATTTGTGCCATGGCGATGGTAAAAAAGGCGGCCGCCATGGCGAATATGGATATCGGTCGTCTAAACCCGCGATTGGGAAATGCGATCCTTACAGCAGCTCAGGAAATCATCGATGGAAAGTGGCACGATCAATTTATCGTGGATCCGATTCAAGGCGGAGCCGGAACCTCCATCAATATGAATGCCAATGAGGTGATCGCCAATCGCGGACTTGAACTTTTGGGAGAACAAAAAGGGAACTATTTTCAATTAAGCCCCAATACCCATGTCAACATGGCTCAATCCACGAATGACGCTTTTCCCACCGGCATTCATATCGCCACCCTTTACCTGTTGGAAAGATTGCTTGTCACCATGCAGGAGATGAGCGATGGGTTTCAGCAGAAAGCGAAAGAGTTTGATCCCGTCATTAAAATGGGACGGACACACCTGCAGGATGCCGTTCCCATACGTCTAGGCCAGGAGTTTGAAGCCTATCACCGGGTGTTGGAACGTGACATCAAGCGAATTAAGCAATCCCGTCAACATCTGTATGAGGTCAATATGGGTGCGACGGCCGTTGGAACAGGACTAAATGCTGATCCGCGTTATATCCGGATCGTTGTAAGACACCTTGCGGATATCAGCGGATTTCCCTTGGTGAGCGCCGATCACCTGGTGGATGCCACCCAGAACACGGACACGTATACCGAAGTTTCCGCTGCACTTAAAGTTTGTATGATGAATATGTCCAAAATGGCCAACGACCTGCGATTAATGGCCTCCGGTCCCCGTGCGGGATTGGCTGAGATTTCATTACCGGCCCGCCAGCCCGGTTCTTCCATTATGCCTGGGAAAGTGAACCCCGTGATGGCGGAGGTGATCAATCAGGTTGCTTTTCAAGTCATCGGTAACGACCACACGATTTGCCTTGCGTCTGAAGCCGGGCAACTGGAGTTAAATGTGATGGAGCCTGTGCTCGTATTTAATTTGCTTCAATCCATCAGTATCATGAACAACGCATTTCGTGCGTTTACGGATTACGCCCTGGCCGGAATCGAGGCGAATCAGGAAAAGCTAAAAGAAAATGTGGAAAAGAGCGTCGGCGTGATCACGGCGGTCAACCCGCACATCGGATACGAAGTTGCTGCTCGAATCGCGCGGGAGGCGATCCTAACCGGTCGCTCCGTCCGCGAATTGTGCTTGAAATACAATGTCCTGAGTGAAGAGGAACTCGATTTGATCTTGGACCCATACGAAATGACACATCCCGGAATTGCAGGGGAAAGCCTGTTGGAAAAATAAGTGGAACCGAAAGATAAAAGGGGAAAAGCGTCCGTCGACAGGGGCAAAAACCCGGTACTCTGTACACTCAGAGTACCGGGTTTTGTTTTTGTGCGTGTGTCGTCAAGGGGGGACTTTGTAACAGATAAAAATAGCCCACGAATCGGGGCTGTTTTTGCATTTGAAACGCTCCGTCTGCGGGCAGACCGGTAGACTGTTTCAGAAGGTTGCGCTTTTATCATAATCGTTTCGTTTTAACGGATTCATTACCAGCTGGCTTTTTTCACACCGGGGATTTGTCCCTTGTGGGCTAGTTCGCGGAATTTGATGCGAGATATGCCAAATTTCCGCATGGTACCGCGGGGGCGTCCCGTAATTTCGCAACGGTTGTGAAGGCGAGTGGGGGAAGCGTTTCGAGGCAGCTGGGAAAGCGCTTTGTAATCCCCTTTTGCCTTCAATTCCGCCCGTTTGGCGGCATATTTCTCCACCGTTTTCTGCCGTTGTTTCTCCCGCGCTATCTTTGATTTTTTTGCCATGGTCTCACTCCTCTCTTTATAAGAATCATTACGATTTATGTGAATGATAGTCCCTATAGAACGGTTTGTCAACCGGCGGTACCCACTTATCTTTTCCTAACCGCCGGTGTTCGATTGGTCTAGTCGGGCTCGACTTCATTCGCCCGTAAGATCCGCTCCGCTCCGCGGCGGGCACCGGCAATATTTCTAGAAACGGGACCTAATTCAAGTTCTGCCAAGCATCCGGTAACCGATAGGCCCGGGGCCCACTCCAGGTGGGGAGAAAGGATGGGATAGCCGCAATGGTGGCACTGCAGGCTCCACTTTTCCACGGTTGGTTTTAACCACTCCATCCCTGGAGGGCTGGTATGAAACCCGGTTGCCAGGATGATGGATCCTGTTTCAGGTAGGTTATTTTTTTCTTTGGCATAAAGGTGGATACGTTTTTTATTGAATGTTGCCGAATAAACCTCCTCTGTGTATATGTCAAGCCTTCCTTTTTGTTCCGCCTGCTTCAACTCCGCGTGCACATCTGAAGGCATGGATCCCCGGTGGCGTGCTTTCTGGATCAGATTTCGCCGCTGTTGATAATCGTTTATTTGTTGAAATGAACGCATGTTTTTGGGGCCAAGCCATCCAGGATCAGAATCAAACTGATGAATGCGCAAGCAATGACGGGTAATCAGGCGTGTTTCTGCAGGGTAGAGCTTGCTAAGCCGAATAGCGGCATGGGCAGCACTGATTCCCCCGCCGATGATGGTGACAGGAGTGGGAAGCTCGGTTAAGTCCGGGGAGGGGGAACTGAAGAGATGAAAAACGCTGGCACCTTGCCTTTTCAGACTCTGGCTCCACTTCGGCCAAAAGGGACGTTCACTTAACCCCATAGCCAGCACCACCCGTTGACTATCGATCTCACGACCATCCTTCAGGAGAACACGCCATCCACTCTTTCGTCTAGCGAGGCCGGCAGCTTGCCCTTTAACCCAGGATTCCTTCAGTTGGATGGATTCCAAAACATGAAGACAGTGCCGATTGAACAGTTCCAGAGACGGGCGTTCCTGAGGAAAAGTAAACGTTGACCATGCCCATCCCTGTGGCGATTGAGCGTATTTGCGCAGCGCAAAGGGGTCGACGTCGATATGATGAACCGCCGGTGAACGGAGAAAAGGCATCTTCAGGATCTCCGTCAAGCGAAACCACTGGTGAAGCGGATCCGAATGGGGATCGACAACGGCCATCCGGTCTACTGATGTTTTTCCTGTTCGTAGCAGATAGGTGGCCAGGGTACAACCTTGGATTCCCCCTCCGATAATTGTCCATTCCAACATCCCGGTTATCCTCCATATAGATCATAACTTATACGAATAATAACTTGCGGATCCCCCTTTTTCAAGAGGGGGTTATGATTCATCTATTCACTTATATAGAGTGGTTATTTGACATTTTAAAGTGGAGTGTATTAGACTGGTTTCAACAATAATAAAACATAATCATTACGATTTACTGAGTGGGGCATACATAGACGGAGAGAGAAGAAAGAGGATTTTAGGAATTGATCGGATCCTCTTTTTCGGGCGGAGACGGTGAGGAAGGGGAAGTCATCGATTCTCATATCCGAAAGCAGGGATGATAATGAAAAAACATGGAAACGAACCGATCCCCGTGACGGTATTGACCGGATTTTTGGGAGCGGGCAAAACCACCCTTCTCAACCATGTGCTTACGGGCGATCATGGAGAAACAATAGCAGTGATTGTAAATGAGTTTGGTGAAGTGGGAATAGACAATGAACTCCTGCAAGGGTCGGAAGAGGAGATCGTTGAGATGAACAACGGGTGTATTTGTTGTCAAGTTCGCGGAGACCTCATCCGGATCCTGAACCAGTTGATCGAGTCAAATCATTATTTTGATCGAGTGATTATTGAGACAACGGGTTTGGCCAATCCGGGACCAGTGGCTCAAACGTTCTTCGTCGACGAGGGGATTGCTGAGGCCTTTATGTTGGACGCAGTCGTGACGGTAGTGGATGCGGTGCATGCGGACCAGCATCTGGATGAACAGGATGAAACCATGGAACAAGTGGCTTTCGCCGATGTGGTGCTGCTAAATAAAATCGATTTGGTGAAGCATGAGGAGCTGGATCGATTGAAAAGGCGCTTGCGCTCCATCAATCCCATGGCCCGGTTTCACCAGACCGTTTATTCCCGTATCGATCTGAAAGAGCTGCTGGGTATAAAAGCCTTTGATATCAAAAAGAAGTTGGAGCTGGATCCCAAATTTCTCGAGGGACACGGACATCACCATAAGCACGACGATGATGTCAAGGCCTTCGTTTTGCGGGAAAACCGACCACTCGACCTAAAGAAAATCCAGCTTTTGTTTTCAATCTGGATCCAGGTGTACGGTCAGCGTATGTTCCGCTATAAAGGCTTTCTGGATGTTCAGGGCATGGAAGAGCGGGTCGTCTTTCAGGGCGTACACATGTTGTTTGGAACGACCGTCGACCGAAAATGGAAACTGGGGGAGAAACGACAAAGTGAAATCGTGATTATAGGAAAAGACCTGAACTCAGCCGACTTCCAGCAACAGTTTTCCAAATGCTCCATCCAAGACGAAACGGCCTGAACCCTTTGGGGGACAGGCTGTTTCTTAATCAAAGAGCGTGGAATTCATGCAAAACGGATAAGGATGTCATGATGGCGGGAGTGGATATTTTCTGAGGCGTTCCTTAGGAAGGAAGTCGGTGTGGATTTGGGGAATCAAGCCAGAGGTTCATGACTGTCGAGTCTCCAATTCGTATAATTGGTGCTTCAACCGCTCTTCCTCAAGGTTTTCACCGATAAAAACGGTGATCATGGGCATGGAACTGTATTCAGGGGTGAACAAAGGAATGCCGTAAGCGTATTGGACGGATTGCAGCTGATGGGGATGTTCTTTCAATCGCAAACAGCCTTTCACCCGATACAGATTGTCCGGAGATTGGCGCAACCAACGCTCCAGTGCCTGCCGGTGGATGGGCCGGCTCCACCGGTAAGAAAATGTGCGAACATGTAGGTGATGGTGTACGTGGGCTTGTTCTCTCGGGGACTGGAAATACGATGGCGATCCCCGGCCGGGCCGAGAGGTGTATAGTTCTGCCGTGTCGAAAGTGGCTTGATGGGTCGGGGTCAGGAATGCCTTTGGATTGATCTGTTGAATCTCAGAGATGGATTGTTCCAGTCTGTCCCCGGTAACCTGGTCTTTTTTGTTGAGCAGGAGTATATCGGAAAATCGGACCTGATCTTCCAAGAGCTTTTGCAAGCGGTTATTGAGACGTTGCCGGTCCTGCCAGCGAAGCAGGTCCACCACCGTTACTATTTTACAGATACGAAGATGAGGAACGGTCGACGGAGTGACACAGGCATCCAGCACCTCGAGGGGATGGGCGACCCCGGTGGACTCGATGTAGATCACATCGGGTCGGAATTGCTGGTAAAGGTGGAGCAGCTGCTGGGTCAACTGGCTTTGGATCGTACAACAGATGCATCCGTTCAGCAATTCTTTCAGGGGGATCTCCCCGGGTACGGCGGCCGAATCCACCGAAAGGTCCCCCAACTCGTTCATCAAGACGGCTACCCGTCGTCCACGGCGTCTTTCTTCCTCCAGCAAGAGACGCAAAAGCGTGGTTTTTCCGCTTCCCAAAAACCCGCTTAAAATGTAGATCTCCACGTTGTTCCGATCCGGCAAGACCATCCCTCCAACCACTCTACGGATTGAATCGTATTCATTCTGATTTTATGCTATCGGAAGTATATCATATGGAAAGGCTTGTTTCATCTTTGTTCTCTTGAATAGATAAAGATGTCCGAAGAAAGATCTGCACGGGTTGAAATCGGTTATAAATAGTAACGGTTATGAATGAAGAAGCGGTAGAAGAGTCTGGGGAAAAGGAGGAGAATGGGATGACCACCTGGGATCTTTCCCAAACAAGACACCATATCCTGATCTGTAACGGAGGAAGTTGTTTAAAACGGGGAGCGGATGAAGTCACCTGCGCCATCCGTGACGAAATTTCACGTTGCGGGGAAGACCAGCGGATCCATACCACGCGGACGAAGTGTAACGGCCGATGTGCCGATGCCTGTGTGGTTATCGTTTATCCGGAGGGTTCGTGGTTTAAAGCAGTCACACCTGAAATTGGGAAGGCGATTGTCCGTGAGCACCTGCTCCAATGTACTTCTCTTCTATCCCATATCAGCCATGTCTATGGTGAGGAACGATTTCTTCGCCAGCCGGGGGTGCCTATCGGTGTGACAAAGGAGAAAATGGATTAGGGCGTGTTTGATCAATCCTTTCTTCTCATGGAAAATGAATGACCAGACAGGCCCTAGTCGAGATCTTTCCAAGGAAACGCCGTCTGTGTGAGAAACCCTTATCCCAAACCGATCCTTCATGGTAAAATATACTTCTGGATCGAACGTTTGCGTAAGTGTAGACGTTCACATACAACCAGGGAAAGGGGGGAGCGCCTTGCATCTGAAACGACTGGACATGGTGGGGTTTAAATCTTTTGCCAACCGTACGGAGCTGGAGTTTGTGCCGGGGGTGACGGCGGTGGTGGGCCCCAACGGGAGCGGTAAGAGCAATGTGACCGACGGCATCCGTTGGGTGCTGGGGGAACAAAGCGCCAAATCGCTCCGAGGTGCGTCCATGCAGGATGTGATTTTTTCCGGGAGCGATTCCCGTAAGCCCGTGGGCTATTGCGAGGTTTCCATCACTTTTGACAATCAGGATCAGAAGTTGCACCTGGATTACGGCGAAGTGACGGTGACCCGGCGCGTGTACCGTTCCGGAGAGAGCGAGTATTACATCAACAAACAGGCCTGCCGTCTGAAGGATATCACCGAGCTGTTCATGGATACGGGAATCGGAAAAGAGGCCTACTCCATGATCGGTCAAGGGCGGATCGATGAGATTCTGTCCACCAAATCGGAGGACCGCCGCGCCATCTTCGAGGAAGCGGCGGGCATCGTCAAATACAAGTCGCGCAAAAAAGAAGCGGAAAAAAAGCTGGATGCCACGGAACAAAATCTGGCCCGGATCGAGGACTTGGTAAGCGAACTGGAAGACCAGGTAGCACCATTGGCCGAACAAGCGAAAGTAGCCAAACAATATAAAGCGCTAAAGGAAGAACTGACCCACACAGAGATCGGTTTGTATGTACATAGGATTGAGCATTTGCACCAACAATGGGAAGAAGCCCAAGGCGCTCTCCAACAGCTGCGAGAAGAACAGTCCCGCTTTGCCGCTGAGGTGAGCGGACGGGAAGCGGAGTTGGAAAAGCTGCGCTGGGAGATTCAACAAAAGGAGCAAGAGGTGGAGACCCTGCAAGGAGCGTTGCTCCGGGTCAGTGAGGAGCTGGAGAAGGCGGAGGGGCAGCGGGAGGTGCTCCAGGAGCGGGCTCGAAACCGCTCCGCCACCATCGTGCAGATGCGGGAGCGGCTGGAAGAGCTGGAGGCGGAGGAATCTCGTCTGAAGCAGGAGCAATCCCGTGGGCAGGAACGCCTCGCTCAAAAAGAGCGGGAACTGAAGCAAGTTCAGGCGAAACTGTCGGATGCCGAAGCTCGTTTGTCTATCGATGGCCATGAAGGTGTCCAGGATCTGAACCGATTGAAAGAAGAGCTCTCCCGCCTTTTGCACGAGCGGACCCGTCTCGCCAGTGAAGGAGACCATATCGTCGAACGGTTGGCGCGGAACCGGGAGCAGCGGGAACGTCTTCTCACCCAGGAACGGCTGGACGGACAAGCCGAGGCGGATCTTGCTTCCCGTCAAGCAAAATGGCGCAAAGAAGTGGAAGAAGTGGAGTCTGCCCTTGCTGCTTGCGCAGACCAATACAAAGAATGGTCCGGTAAGCGGCAAGTGCTGGAGACGGAACGAACGACGGCGGCCGGACGTCTCCGCCAGGCGGAACAACAAGTGGATACACTCCGTTCCCGCCGGGATATTGTGAAGGATATGGAAGCGGAGCATGCCGGTTTTTTCCAAGGAGTCAAGGAAGTGCTGAAAGCCAGAGACCGGGGACAACCGGAACTGGCCGGAATCCATGGGGCCGTCGCCCAGCTGATTCAGGTGCCGGAATCGTTTGAGGCAGCAGTGGAGACGGCTCTCGGCGGAGCGATGCAGCATCTGGTGGTGGAAAATGAACAGGTTGGTCGCCACGGGATTCGCTTTCTAAAGGAACGACGTGCCGGCCGGGCTACCTTTCTGCCCTTGGATGTGATCCGTGGCCGATCCATTCCCGCCCGGGACCGGGAACGGGTGGAGGGGACTCCGGGCTTTGTGGGTGTGGCCGCCGAGTTGGTTTACAGCGAAGATCGCTATCAGGCCGTTCGGGAAAATCTGCTGGGACAAGTGTTGGTAGCCAGTGGGATGGAAGAAGCCAACCGAATCGCTCTCCTGATGGGTTATCGCTACCGTATTGTCACCTTGGACGGCGATGTGGTCAATCCCGGCGGGTCCATGTCTGGGGGAAGCCGACAAAAATCGAAAAACAATCTCCTGGGCCGCTCCCGTCAAGTGGAAGCGCTGGAGCGGGAAATCGAAGAAGCGCAGCGGGAGCGGGATCAGATTCAAAAGTGCCATGGGGAACTGCGGGAAGAAGGCGCGGCCATCGATGAGCGGCTGGATCGGCTGCGGAAAGAGGGAGAGGGGTTACGCCTCCGGCAACAGGAGCTAAAAGGGGCCGAGCGGGAATGGGTGGTGGAACACCGGAATCTGACCCAGCAACGGGAAAAAACCCGGGATGATTTGGCCAAGCTGGATGAAGAGGAGCAAACCCTCGCCCGTCAGACGGAAGAACGCGACCGTCGATTGCAGGCGCTGTCCGAGGAAGAATCCCTACTGCGCCGCCGCATCCATGCTTCCCAGGAGCGCGTGGAACAACAGGCGTCGGAGAAGGATGAAACCAACCGGGAGATCACCGATTGGAAAATCCGACTGGCCCGTTTGCAACAAGAGCGGGAGTATCTGGCCGTCGATTGCACCCGTTTGCAACAAGAGCGGGAGCGGATCGGCGAGCAGATGACCGAATCCCGGGAAAAACTGCGGGAGCTAGAAGCAGGTGCGACCGACCACGGAGAAGAGAGCCGCCGGCTTGCGGCACACGCTGAAAAGTTGCGGGAGGAAAAAAACGCTGCCCAAGATGCCCTCGCCCGGGCCAAGGAGGAGCGTGATCACCTTCATCACCGCCGGGGCGAAGGGGAGCAAGCCCTGAAGGAACGGCAGAAAGGGCTGCGCCAGCAGGAAGAAGCCCTTCATAAACAAGAAGTGCGAGTCAACCGGATGGATGTGGAGTTAAATCACCTGCTGGAGAAGTTGGCCGAAGAGTACGAGATCAGCTTTGAATTGGCCAAGGAGCGTTATCCCCGCCCAGAAGACCCGAAAAAAGCGGAACGGGATGTCCGTTCCCTGAAAGGGCGGATCGGGGCGCTGGGTGAGGTCAACCTCGGTGCCATCGACGAGCACCAACGGCTCAGCACGCGGTTGTCCTTCCTATCCGGGCAGCGGGACGACCTGTTGGAAGCCAAGGAAACCTTGTTTGGGGTGATCCGGGACATCGAAGAGGAGATGTCCAACCGCTTTTCAACGGCATTTGAAGCGATCCGAATCGAGTTTCACGATGTATTCGTCAAGATGTTTGGTGGCGGCCGCGCCGACTTATCGTTAACGGAACCGGACAACTTGTTGGAGACGGGGATTGAAATCACGGCCCAGCCCCCTGGGAAAAAGCCGCAAAACCTGGGGCTCCTCTCCGGCGGGGAACGGGCGTTGGCTGCCATTGCCCTGTTGTTCGCCGTCTTACGTTATAAGCCGGTCCCTTTTTGTGTGTTGGATGAAGTCGACGCAGCTTTGGACGAGGCTAATTTATCCCGCTTCACCCGTTATCTGAGAGAGTTTTCTCAGAAGACCCAGTTTATTCTTATCACCCACCGCAAGCGAACCATGGAAGGGGCCGACGTCATGTACGGCGTGACGATGGAGGAAGCGGGGGTATCCAAGGTCGTCTCCGTCAAGCTGGAAGAGTTTGAAGGGGCGGAAGAAGCCGCTGTAGCCCGGCAGGAGGAGGATAGGGAATGAGCTTTTTTAAGAAGTTGAAAGAAAATGTGTCCAAGACGACGGAATCGGTTACGCACAAGTTTATGTCCGGATTGAGCAAGACCAGTGCTTCTCTGGTGGGAGCCATGGATTCGGTGTTTGCCCGCGGCAAGATCGATGAGGAAATGTATGAGGAATTGGAAGATATCCTGATCGGTGCGGATGTTGGAGTGAATACGACGTTGGAGATCGTGGACCGTTTGCGGCAGGAAGTAAAAGCTCACCGCATCAAGGATCCCACTGAACTAAAACCCCTGATGTCGGAAATCCTGGTGGAGCTGCTGCGCGGGGAGGATGAAGCCACCGGCATGAATATCCAAGACGGACAATTATCCGTCATTCTGTTTGTGGGCGTGAACGGGGTGGGTAAAACCACCACCATCGGGAAGCTGGCCCACCACTACAACCAGCAAGGGAAGAAAGTCCTGCTGGCTGCCGGGGATACTTTTCGAGCGGGTGCAATCGAGCAGTTGGAAGTGTGGGGAGAGCGGGTCGGTGTGGATGTGATCCGTCATCAGGCGGGTTCCGATCCGGCGGCTGTCATGTATGACGCGATTCAGGCAGCCCAGGCCAGGGGAGCGGACATCCTGCTCTGTGATACGGCCGGTCGCTTGCAGAACAAGGTAAACCTGATGGAAGAATTGAAAAAAGTGCACCGAGTGATTGGGCGGGAGATTGAGGGCGCTCCCCATGAGACGCTCCTGGTGGTCGATTCCACCACGGGACAGAACGCCATGCAACAGGCAAAACTGTTCCACGATGCGACCCATCTTACGGGTATTGTGCTTACAAAGATGGACGGAACGGCTAAAGGAGGGATTGCTCTGGCCATCCGGCGGGAGCTGGAGGTGCCTGTCAAGTGGATCGGTCTGGGGGAGCAAATGGACGATTTGCAACCCTTTGACGCCGATCAGTTTGTCCATGCTCTGTTCGGGGAAGACATCGAGAAGGAATTGGCGGGGACGGAGTGAGAGTCGGCTCTGATCCGGATGTAGGATTTGAAACAAAGGGAGATCTGGAGAAAGGGGGAGAGAGCATGAACGAGCAGACAGTCGTCCAAGCCCTTCATGTGGGTCAGCCCCGTTCCATGGGAACACCCGGGGCTCCGGATCCCATGGAACGTCCATGGACCAGCGCCATTATCAAACAGCCGGTGGATGGGCCGGTTTACTTAAGCAAAACGGGGCTGGCCGGAGACGGGGTGGCGGATCAAAAAAACCACGGCGGTCCGGAGAAGGCAGTACTGGCTTATCCGTTCGCTCATTATGCGACCTGGCGGGAAGAGCTGGATCGTTTTGACATCCCCGTGGGTGCCTTTGGCGAAAATTTTCTCGTTACAGACATGAAGGAAGAGGCTGTTTGCATCGGGGATACGTATCGGGTCGGCGAAGCGACGGTTCAGGTATCCCAACCCCGGCAGCCGTGCTGGAAACCGGCCCGCCGCATGCGGATCAAGGATTTGGTCCTGCGGATGCAGGAAACGGGACGCACCGGCTGGTACTTTCGTGTGTTGAAAGAAGGAGAGGTGAAAGCGGGGCAAGTCCTCCAGTTGGTGGAGAGGCCGTTTCCCAAGTGGACCATCGCCCGTTGCAACGAGATCCAGTATCATCGTCCCCACGATCACCAAGCGGCTGCGGAGCTGGCGGCTTGTCCCTTGTTGTCGCAGAGTTGGGCGGAGGGATTGGCCCGTCGGGCACACCGCGGAAATGGAGTCTGATCGCCGCCGGTCGTTTAAGTCCAAATCGAGGGTGAGACGGGATGCCAGGGAACAAACATCGGATACCATCCGGTGTTTTTTTGCTTGTCTGTATTTTACTCCTTATTTTTTCAGTGTGGATTCATACAACTCTTGATTGATCACATAATATTGCGGAATTTTGATATAAAAACTCGTATTTCTGATATTTTTCAATCCATCTCTTTTGATAAAATTTTTCTGGGAAGTCAGAAAAAACGAAGTTCTCCGCTAGATGGACAGGCGATCCGCCGACGTTCACAGGGAGCTGGCGTAATCACGCATCGAGGCTTCTCAATCAAACAAAAGAATGGGGAGGTTGGGAGATGCTCTTTTCCTTTGGTCGTAACCCCGCTAAAAAGGCGGTCATGCTGGCCTTGGTCGCGGTGTTGGTGTTGGCCACGATGTTCACGGCACTACTGCAAACACCGGCCCAAGCGGAAGCGTCGGAAGCTTTGGTGGACGAGCAGGATCTGGAATTTCGTGAAGCGATGGGGTTGGAAACCGATGTGGATGC
This portion of the Desmospora profundinema genome encodes:
- the aspA gene encoding aspartate ammonia-lyase is translated as MDTSYRIEKDFLGEKEIPVHAYYGIQTLRATENFPISGYRLHPSLICAMAMVKKAAAMANMDIGRLNPRLGNAILTAAQEIIDGKWHDQFIVDPIQGGAGTSINMNANEVIANRGLELLGEQKGNYFQLSPNTHVNMAQSTNDAFPTGIHIATLYLLERLLVTMQEMSDGFQQKAKEFDPVIKMGRTHLQDAVPIRLGQEFEAYHRVLERDIKRIKQSRQHLYEVNMGATAVGTGLNADPRYIRIVVRHLADISGFPLVSADHLVDATQNTDTYTEVSAALKVCMMNMSKMANDLRLMASGPRAGLAEISLPARQPGSSIMPGKVNPVMAEVINQVAFQVIGNDHTICLASEAGQLELNVMEPVLVFNLLQSISIMNNAFRAFTDYALAGIEANQEKLKENVEKSVGVITAVNPHIGYEVAARIAREAILTGRSVRELCLKYNVLSEEELDLILDPYEMTHPGIAGESLLEK
- a CDS encoding CobW family GTP-binding protein, with amino-acid sequence MPDRNNVEIYILSGFLGSGKTTLLRLLLEEERRRGRRVAVLMNELGDLSVDSAAVPGEIPLKELLNGCICCTIQSQLTQQLLHLYQQFRPDVIYIESTGVAHPLEVLDACVTPSTVPHLRICKIVTVVDLLRWQDRQRLNNRLQKLLEDQVRFSDILLLNKKDQVTGDRLEQSISEIQQINPKAFLTPTHQATFDTAELYTSRPGRGSPSYFQSPREQAHVHHHLHVRTFSYRWSRPIHRQALERWLRQSPDNLYRVKGCLRLKEHPHQLQSVQYAYGIPLFTPEYSSMPMITVFIGENLEEERLKHQLYELETRQS
- a CDS encoding (2Fe-2S) ferredoxin domain-containing protein; translated protein: MTTWDLSQTRHHILICNGGSCLKRGADEVTCAIRDEISRCGEDQRIHTTRTKCNGRCADACVVIVYPEGSWFKAVTPEIGKAIVREHLLQCTSLLSHISHVYGEERFLRQPGVPIGVTKEKMD
- the rpsN gene encoding 30S ribosomal protein S14; translated protein: MAKKSKIAREKQRQKTVEKYAAKRAELKAKGDYKALSQLPRNASPTRLHNRCEITGRPRGTMRKFGISRIKFRELAHKGQIPGVKKASW
- the smc gene encoding chromosome segregation protein SMC: MHLKRLDMVGFKSFANRTELEFVPGVTAVVGPNGSGKSNVTDGIRWVLGEQSAKSLRGASMQDVIFSGSDSRKPVGYCEVSITFDNQDQKLHLDYGEVTVTRRVYRSGESEYYINKQACRLKDITELFMDTGIGKEAYSMIGQGRIDEILSTKSEDRRAIFEEAAGIVKYKSRKKEAEKKLDATEQNLARIEDLVSELEDQVAPLAEQAKVAKQYKALKEELTHTEIGLYVHRIEHLHQQWEEAQGALQQLREEQSRFAAEVSGREAELEKLRWEIQQKEQEVETLQGALLRVSEELEKAEGQREVLQERARNRSATIVQMRERLEELEAEESRLKQEQSRGQERLAQKERELKQVQAKLSDAEARLSIDGHEGVQDLNRLKEELSRLLHERTRLASEGDHIVERLARNREQRERLLTQERLDGQAEADLASRQAKWRKEVEEVESALAACADQYKEWSGKRQVLETERTTAAGRLRQAEQQVDTLRSRRDIVKDMEAEHAGFFQGVKEVLKARDRGQPELAGIHGAVAQLIQVPESFEAAVETALGGAMQHLVVENEQVGRHGIRFLKERRAGRATFLPLDVIRGRSIPARDRERVEGTPGFVGVAAELVYSEDRYQAVRENLLGQVLVASGMEEANRIALLMGYRYRIVTLDGDVVNPGGSMSGGSRQKSKNNLLGRSRQVEALEREIEEAQRERDQIQKCHGELREEGAAIDERLDRLRKEGEGLRLRQQELKGAEREWVVEHRNLTQQREKTRDDLAKLDEEEQTLARQTEERDRRLQALSEEESLLRRRIHASQERVEQQASEKDETNREITDWKIRLARLQQEREYLAVDCTRLQQERERIGEQMTESREKLRELEAGATDHGEESRRLAAHAEKLREEKNAAQDALARAKEERDHLHHRRGEGEQALKERQKGLRQQEEALHKQEVRVNRMDVELNHLLEKLAEEYEISFELAKERYPRPEDPKKAERDVRSLKGRIGALGEVNLGAIDEHQRLSTRLSFLSGQRDDLLEAKETLFGVIRDIEEEMSNRFSTAFEAIRIEFHDVFVKMFGGGRADLSLTEPDNLLETGIEITAQPPGKKPQNLGLLSGGERALAAIALLFAVLRYKPVPFCVLDEVDAALDEANLSRFTRYLREFSQKTQFILITHRKRTMEGADVMYGVTMEEAGVSKVVSVKLEEFEGAEEAAVARQEEDRE
- a CDS encoding FAD/NAD(P)-binding protein, producing the protein MLEWTIIGGGIQGCTLATYLLRTGKTSVDRMAVVDPHSDPLHQWFRLTEILKMPFLRSPAVHHIDVDPFALRKYAQSPQGWAWSTFTFPQERPSLELFNRHCLHVLESIQLKESWVKGQAAGLARRKSGWRVLLKDGREIDSQRVVLAMGLSERPFWPKWSQSLKRQGASVFHLFSSPSPDLTELPTPVTIIGGGISAAHAAIRLSKLYPAETRLITRHCLRIHQFDSDPGWLGPKNMRSFQQINDYQQRRNLIQKARHRGSMPSDVHAELKQAEQKGRLDIYTEEVYSATFNKKRIHLYAKEKNNLPETGSIILATGFHTSPPGMEWLKPTVEKWSLQCHHCGYPILSPHLEWAPGLSVTGCLAELELGPVSRNIAGARRGAERILRANEVEPD
- a CDS encoding CobW family GTP-binding protein, with product MKKHGNEPIPVTVLTGFLGAGKTTLLNHVLTGDHGETIAVIVNEFGEVGIDNELLQGSEEEIVEMNNGCICCQVRGDLIRILNQLIESNHYFDRVIIETTGLANPGPVAQTFFVDEGIAEAFMLDAVVTVVDAVHADQHLDEQDETMEQVAFADVVLLNKIDLVKHEELDRLKRRLRSINPMARFHQTVYSRIDLKELLGIKAFDIKKKLELDPKFLEGHGHHHKHDDDVKAFVLRENRPLDLKKIQLLFSIWIQVYGQRMFRYKGFLDVQGMEERVVFQGVHMLFGTTVDRKWKLGEKRQSEIVIIGKDLNSADFQQQFSKCSIQDETA